In Mixophyes fleayi isolate aMixFle1 chromosome 4, aMixFle1.hap1, whole genome shotgun sequence, the following proteins share a genomic window:
- the SPRY4 gene encoding protein sprouty homolog 4, translating to MDSRTPHSITVVPSAVMVQPLLDGRVPYGRLQHPLTILPIDQMKTTHLENDYIDNPALSQLASQKLNRGAHEPMLINQHLQRCEADITHPWISFSGRPSSISSSSSTSSDQRLLDHMAPPPVVDQSPPRAVRIQPKVINCKPQDVKGPMSQQLDKHFLLCEGCGKCKCKDCTTPRTLPSCWVCNQECLCSAQNLVNYSTCMCLVKGVFYHCTNEDDEGSCADHPCSCSHSNCCARWSFMSALSLVLPCLLCYLPATGCVKLSQKCYDQASRPGCRCKNTNSVMCKAPEAVSRPEKPF from the coding sequence ATGGATTCCAGGACTCCTCACAGCATCACTGTCGTGCCCAGTGCAGTCATGGTGCAACCTCTGCTGGATGGCCGGGTCCCATATGGAAGGTTACAGCACCCACTTACCATCCTGCCTATTGATCAGATGAAAACCACTCATCTGGAAAATGATTACATTGACAACCCAGCGCTCAGTCAGCTGGCCAGTCAAAAACTCAACAGGGGCGCTCATGAGCCCATGCTCATCAATCAACATTTGCAGAGGTGTGAAGCTGACATCACACACCCTTGGATATCATTCAGTGGGCGGCCCAGCTCAattagcagcagcagtagcaccTCTTCAGATCAGAGACTCTTGGACCACATGGCCCCACCTCCAGTTGTGGATCAGTCTCCACCTAGGGCAGTAAGGATACAGCCTAAAGTGATAAATTGCAAGCCTCAGGATGTAAAAGGACCTATGTCCCAACAACTGGACAAGCACTTTTTACTTTGTGAGGGCTGTGGTAAATGCAAATGCAAAGATTGTACTACCCCTCGGACTTTGCCTTCTTGCTGGGTTTGCAACCAGGAATGTCTGTGTTCAGCACAGAATCTGGTCAACTACTCAACTTGCATGTGTCTAGTCAAGGGAGTCTTCTACCACTGCACCAATGAAGATGACGAAGGCTCCTGTGCAGATCACCCATGTTCTTGCTCTCACTCCAACTGCTGTGCTCGCTGGTCTTTCATGAGTGCCTTGTCATTGGTCCTTCCTTGCTTGCTTTGCTATCTTCCAGCCACTGGGTGCGTCAAACTTTCACAAAAATGCTATGACCAAGCAAGCCGTCCAGGTTGCCGATGCAAAAACACGAACAGTGTCATGTGCAAAGCACCAGAAGCAGTTAGCAGACCAGAGAAGCCATTCTGA